In Candidatus Omnitrophota bacterium, the following proteins share a genomic window:
- the hflK gene encoding FtsH protease activity modulator HflK — MDFDKIKGPDDLFRKIRIKPPNLSKGFLPAIAAMATAVIILTGIYSTGPDEVGIIRRFGKYVRTTQPGLHLKLPLQIETVNNVKVKYIFKEEFGFRTTKPGVVSQYSTRSYYDESLMLTGDLNVLVVEWIVQYKIKDPVKFLFQLRDPRGTLRNISEAVMRQVVGDHTVNEVLTTRRVEINQTVQDQLQNILDSYTSGIQIVTVKLQDVNPPDPVKPSFNEVNEAKQEKEKVINQSWEAYNKAIPKARGEAEKTISEAEGYGLQRINKAKGDAAKFMDVWQSYTKAQEVTRKRLYLEAMNEILPKAKEKFIIDPEQKGILPLLQLNREGGAE, encoded by the coding sequence ATGGATTTTGATAAGATTAAAGGGCCGGATGATTTATTTAGAAAGATACGCATAAAACCGCCCAACTTAAGCAAGGGGTTCTTGCCCGCTATCGCCGCCATGGCGACAGCAGTTATAATTCTGACCGGAATCTATTCAACGGGCCCTGATGAAGTCGGTATTATCAGGCGCTTCGGAAAATATGTCAGGACAACCCAACCGGGCCTGCACCTAAAGCTTCCCCTCCAAATAGAAACGGTAAATAACGTCAAAGTGAAATACATATTTAAGGAAGAGTTCGGTTTCCGCACGACAAAACCCGGAGTCGTCAGCCAATATTCCACCCGTTCATATTATGATGAATCGCTCATGCTGACAGGCGATTTAAACGTGCTCGTTGTGGAATGGATAGTTCAGTACAAAATCAAGGATCCCGTGAAGTTTTTATTCCAGTTGAGAGACCCGCGCGGTACTTTGCGCAATATATCCGAAGCTGTAATGAGGCAGGTCGTCGGCGATCATACGGTCAACGAAGTCCTCACCACGCGCAGGGTAGAGATAAACCAGACGGTTCAGGACCAACTTCAGAATATCCTAGATTCCTACACAAGCGGCATACAGATAGTGACAGTCAAATTGCAGGACGTTAATCCTCCCGACCCCGTAAAACCGTCTTTCAATGAAGTCAACGAAGCTAAACAGGAAAAAGAGAAAGTCATAAACCAGTCGTGGGAGGCCTATAACAAGGCGATCCCAAAAGCCCGCGGCGAAGCCGAAAAGACGATTAGCGAAGCGGAAGGATACGGCCTGCAGAGAATAAACAAGGCAAAAGGCGATGCCGCAAAATTCATGGATGTATGGCAATCTTACACAAAAGCGCAGGAGGTAACACGAAAAAGGCTCTACCTCGAAGCCATGAACGAAATATTACCGAAAGCAAAGGAAAAATTTATAATAGATCCCGAACAGAAGGGTATTCTCCCCCTTCTTCAGTTAAATCGTGAAGGGGGTGCGGAATGA